The genome window ACGGCAATCCAAGCTTTTATGAAAGAAAGCTTAGATATAAATGAATGGGAAATTTTATGGTATCAATATATAAGAATATTGACAATTATAATAAGGGATGACTCTAAAGTGTACAATTTTTCACTACATTTTCTTGCCGaacacatataatatataaataaggcaaaatggtcaaataagctcaTGTACTATAATTGATTGTttatctagcaccatgaactaaaatatggtccatctaggtcattatactcctaattatttttcatctcgcatttttagcatatttctaacaagtaacacatctaatttgatgacatggaaaaataaaattagagaaaatgatgacatgttatttatatggatgttttggatgatttctaccatatttcattaatgaaaaaaaataatttcttgcaatgaaatagggtagaaatcaaaattgttatataaagttttaactacatgagtgtatgtatagcggggtattcactatcgttcggcaatgagatttcatggaaatggatatataaaaattaaattatttttataataacttaagatatattgtattgggtaaattttattttattttaaaaataaattaatatttttggatttttggataattgaataacttaagatattgtatttttggatgatttcttggaaagaaataggcagaaatcaaagttgttatataaagtttcaactacagtgtactgtgtatgtatagcggagtgtactgtatatgtatagcggagtgtactgtatatgtatagcggagtattcagtgtcgttcgacaataagattccatgaaaattgatatattaaaattaaattatttaaaaataaataaaaaaatatacccaatataatatcgtaagttattatatttaattttaatatatcgattttcatgtaatttcattgccgaacaactttgaatatcccactatacatacacagtcgtacagtacactgtaattaaaacattatataacaactttgatttctaccctatttcattgcaagaaatcattttcttcattaatgaaatagggtaaaatcatccaaaacattcatataaataacatgtcatcattttttattattttatttttccatgtcaacaaattagatgggttacttgttagaaatgggctaaaaatgctagatgaaaaataattaggagtataatgacttcgatggaccatattttagttcatagtgctggatgaacaatcagtgttagtacatgggtctatttgacccttttgcttataaataataaatgtgcaatctaaTTATCAGTTTATATCCTTAGTTTAcaacaaaatacaaattttaatttggtattacAACCAACCTATTTGTTAATGCTGTCATGTCAGTCATGTGTATTTTCCTTCTTCGCGACAGCTACTATGGCTGTACTTTAGctcaattttttcaatttgttgGTACCAAAGAATCAGACTTATCTAAAAGGTTATGACGGTCTTGAACTTCACGTCAtctaatagaaaaaataaaatattgtgcaCGTATTAATTTGAACTTATCGGAAAGCCAACGGTCTATACATATAAAGAAGTCGgttaaacttttaattgagacGAAATACGTActtcaattatttaaaatagtttaaagtTACATATTTTGCTAATTTTGTTGATATGCAAGATAGATTGAGTTGGATATATGCAGAGGGAATTAAAATTGTCATCCATATTTGCAATGACTTGTATCAGTTGTATGCTTCTTTTTTGTCTTTGTTCATTGTATGGAAACAATATCAgtatcacaatttttttaaaaatatttatactaattataatatttttaccaatttaaaattttccaaaaaGAGTGGATTTTTCCAAAAagaaatatcaaaatttaacgaagaagaaaggaaaatgtggGAAAGAGAAAAGCAACGCGTTTTTTCGTCAAAGAACAACGCCTACTGTtctgtctgtctgtctgtctCCTCTGTCCTCCTCCCACTCTGATCAAAAGAAGCAAACGAAAATTAGGGTTGGGATTTGTTGTTTTTTTCCCCAGCAAAACCTCAAGTTCTGTACTTCTATAATCCAAATCAAAGTTGGGGAGAGCACGGGTGTTGGGCTTTTTTTTCGAGGACCCTTTTTGGGGTTTGGAAATGGGTCATTGTTCTTTTGTGATCAAATGGTTCCATCTTCACAAGCTTCTAACGCTCATTTTGATCTTCTCCTATGCCGGTTTGGGGTTGGGTTCGGACCAGGCGGCTCTCCTGGAGTTCAAGAGCTCAGTTTCGGAAGCTTCTGGAGCTTTCTCGAGCTGGAGCTCGAGCAATTCTCATCATTGTTCGTGGGTCGGAGTCTCCTGCGATTCGAATTTCCGGGTCGTCGCTTTGAATATTAGCGGTGGAGGTAATTCgggttgtttttattttgataatattgCTAAATTCCCGCTGTATGGGTTTGGGATTAGGAGGGCTTGTGAGAATAGTAGTGTGAAACTTGTGGGTAAACTATCTGCAGCTGTAGCGAAACTCACTGAGCTTCGGATTTTATCACTGCCTTTTAATGAATTGATTGGTGAAATACCTGTGGGTATTTGGGGTATGGAGAAGCTTGAGGTTTTGGATCTGGAAGGGAATATGATTTCCGGGTCTTTGCCTTCTGAGATTAAAGGTTTGAGGAATTTGAGGGTTCTTAACCTGGGTTTCAATAAGATTGTGGGGAGCATTCCCAATTCTCTATCAGCTTGTGTGGGTCTGCAAGTCTTAAATTTGGCAGGGAATCAGGTGAACGGGTCGATTCCTGGTTTCGTTGGTGAATTTAGTGATCTGAGGGGGATTTACTTGTCGTTTAATCTGTTTAGTGGACCGATTCCTAGTGAGATTGGGATGAACTGTGAGAACCTCGAGTATCTAGAGGTGGCAGGTAATGTGTTAACTGATGTGATTCCGAAAAGTTTAGGGAATTGCAGGCGGTTGAAATCGATCCTGTTGTATTCTAATATATTGGAAGAGGATATTCCAGCCGAACTTGGTCAATTGAATCAGCTTCAGGTTCTAGATGTGTCGAGGAACAGCCTGAGTGGTGCGATACCTTCTGAGTTGGGAAATTGCACCGAGTTGTCCATTCTTGTGTTGTCAAACACGTGGGATGTTCTTTCCGACACTTCTTCGACTGCGAAATTGGCCTCGTCTAGTGATGATTTTAACTTCTATGATGGCACGATCCCCGCAGAGGTTACTAATATTTCTAGTTTGCAGATGGTTTGGGCTCCCCGAGCAATTCTTGAAGGAAAGCTGCTCAGCAGTTGGGGTGACTGTGAGAGACTCGTGATGGTTAACTTGGCCCAAAATTTCTTCATGGGAGAATTTGGGGAAGCGTTCAGTAACTGCAAGAAGCTTCAGTTTCTTGACTTGAGCTTCAATAGGCTGACTGGACCACTTCCCGAAAAACTACCCGTTCCTTGCATGACAATGTTCGATGTGAGCGGGAATCTTCTTTCCGGTTCTATCCCCAGATTTTCGAACACTACTTGTTCTCGTGGAGATCGAATTGAGCTCTATGATGCATCATCTGCCTATCTATTGCTTTTTGCTCGCAGAGCTCTTCAGGATGCCACTTCGTCATTATTTGACGATGGTTCTGCCCTTGCAGTGGTTCATAATTTTGGTGGCAACAACTTTACGGGCCAGCTGCCATCCATTCCCGTAGCTCCTGAAATGTTAGAAGAGCCAACTGTTTATGCATTTCTTGCTGGTGGTAATAGATTCACTGGACCTTTATCTGAAACTGTCTTCGAGAAGTGCCATCAACTGAAAAGTATGATTATTAATGTGAGCAATAACGGGTTGTATGGTCATATTCCAGCCGATATTGGTTCTAGTTGTGTATCACTTAAACTTTTGGATGCCTCCAAGAATCAGATTGCGGGGACCGTTCCTCCTACTGTCGGGAATCTTGTTTCTCTAGTCTCTCTCAATCTAAGTCGGAATATGTTGCAGGGTCCAATCCCAAGCAATTTAGGGTTAATTAAGGATCTCCAGTATCTCTCTTTAGCTGGAAATAATCTTAGTGGCCATATTCCTACAAGCCTGGGCCAGTTGCACTCTTTAGACTCTCTCGATCTTTCTTCAAATTCTTTGACTGGTGAGATCCCGAGAGAGTTTGTAAATCTGAGGAACATGACTACCCTTCTTCTCAACAATAATCGCTTGTCGGGACAGATACCTACTGGCTTTGCAAATGTCACCACGGTTGCAGTGTTTAATGTGTCGTATAATAACTTGTCAGGGCCACTGCCTCGCAACGATGACCTGATGAAATGCAACAGTGTCATCGGAAACCCTCTCCTGCAATCTTGTCATAtcttctctctttcttctccatCCCCAGATCAGCCTGGAGTTTTAGCGGATTCAACAGATCCTACTAACTCTCAATCGAAAGGTTCAACTCAAGGGGGAAGAAGTGCAGGATTAACTTCGATCGAGATTGCAGCTATAACATCTGCAGCCGCTATTGTCTCGGTCCTCTTTGCTCTTATCATCCTTTTCTTTTACACCAGAAAGTGGAGCCCGAGATCCCGAGTTGCTGGATCGACTAGGAAGGAAGTCACAGTCTTCAATGAAATTGGGGTGCCAGTAACGTTTGAAACCGTTGTTCAGGCCACCGATAACTTCAACAACGCAAGCAATTGCATTGGTAATGGGGGTTTCGGGTCTACATACAAAGCCGAGATTGCTCCGGGAGTTTTAGTTGCGGTAAAACGGCTAGCTGTAGGTCGTTTCCAAGGGTTTCTACAATTTGATGCCGAAATCAAAACACTAGGGAGGCTGCGGCATCCAAATCTCGTGACATTGATAGGGTATCATGCCAGTGAATCCGAAATGTTTCTTATTTATAATTACTTGCCAGGCGGTAATTTGGAGAAGTTCATCCAGGAGAGGTCCACGAGGGCAGTGGATTGGAGAATACTTCACAAGATAGCCCTAGACATAGCCCGCGCACTTGCTTACCTACACGATCAATGCGTGCCTCGTGTGCTTCATCGCGATGTCAAGCCGAGCAATATACTGTTAGACGAGGAATACAACGCATATCTATCTGACTTTGGATTGGCCAGACTTCTCGGGACTTCAGAGACACATGCCACCACTGGTCCGGCTGGAACATTTGGATACGTCGCTCCCGAATATGCAATGACTTGCCGCGTCTCTGACAAGGCCGATGTATACAGCTACGGCATTGTGTTACTCGAGCTAATCTCCGACAAGAAGGTGCTCGATCCCTCGTTCTCAAGCTATGGGCACGGCTTCAACATCGTCTCGTGGGCCTGCATGCTCTTAAGGCAAGGCCGCGCCAAGGAGTTCTTCACCGCTGGGCTTTGGGATTCAGGCCCTCACGACGACTTGGTGGAGCTGTTACACTACGCGGTTATATGCACCGTCGAGACCCTCTCCACCAGGCCTACAATGAAACAAGTTGTTAGAAGACTAAAGCAACTTCAACCCCCTTCTTGTTAGCAGCTCTGCAAACATTGCAAAATTCATAGGAAGGTATATTCACTAAATCCCACTTGTAATTTATAACTTTGCAGTTTGTAGGGAAGAGAGTCCAGGTTTGAGTTTGTAGGGATTGTCTTTGTACATTGTAGTATAGCTTTGCCCCCATTCTTTTTCCTATGTTCTGTGCCTTGTAGGGGGTTTTCACCAATGCATCTGCAGAAGAGTGCAGATAAGTATCTGTATCTCTAGAGTTTTGTATACATGTACCTCACCTTTACTTGTTGCTTGTTCAATAAAGATGAAAATAGGGAGTATCTTCTGcagattttcttgatttttcaaACAGGCAGTGCAAGAACAGCTGCAAGTTTCATGATGAAAATACGGAGCATTTCTGcagattttcttgatttttcttAGAGGTTGGTCAAGTgtacaaagttacaagttcaacttcGACTCGTAGATTTTCACTGATCAATTTTGGACAAATTAagttaatttacaaattaatcaACTTTGGACAAATTAagttaatttacaaattatccATAAAGTTACAAATTCAACTTCGGCTCGTAAATTTGCTGATCAACTTTACTTCGGTTCATAAGTTTAAACGGATCAGCTTTGGACAAATTGAGTTGATTTATGAATTGATCACTTCTTTGTGCTGCTTTGTTGGTTAGAGTCACAAAATCGAATTTATTTAATACATACTCTCAATAATCATTATAGGGTTTAAGGTAATAAAGTTTGATTCACTATAGGATTTAAGATCATAAAATTAGATTTTCTAATAATACATACTCTCATACCCGAATTTACCAATCACTGTAGGGTTTAAGGTCATAAAGAACAGTTGGAAGTTCCATGGGGAAGCTGGGTACATGCTATATCTGAAATCTGTACAAATGCATAGGGTTTTGAATAGGGTAAAAATCAAAATCTACTGATAACTGCGCTCTTGCGAGCTCTGTTTGCATACAGAAAGAGGAAATATGCAACATTTAACTCAAATCGCACCCTCCATTTTTGGAGTGTAACCATTACAGGAATTCTCCTCTCCAGGCGGCATTAAAACAGACACGACGGCGTAACGATGATATGCTTCAACGGGTGCGCTACGTCACCGCCCCCGGCATGCTTCACGAACTCTGCTGGCGACAGAAAGCTCCCATGGCAGACGCACACTATCCTCACTTCCTCCCCCTTCCGATATCTGTACAAAAACCCCTCTATCTTCTTCCCGTTAGGCCCGTCCCCTCTCGTTGTCACACAAGGCATGTTAAACATTGCATTCCTCACCACTTCCTTGCAATCCTTCCCCGAGTTGCCTGAGTTATTCACTGCAGGTTCGAGGACTGTCGCGGGCCTCTGCTCGAACTCCCGGGAGTGGAGGCTTGAGGGGAGGGTGGCGGGCCTCTGCTCGAGCTCCCGGGAGTGGAGGCTTGAGGGGATGGTGGCGGGCCTCTGCTCGAGCTCCTGGGAGTGAACGCTTGAAGGGATGGTGGCGGGCCTCTGCTCGAGCTCCCGGGAGTGAACGCTGGAAGGGCTTGGGGCTTCAACATTCTTACCACACACTGATACAATTGAGACATACTTAAAACAATTAGAAACATGATAGATTTCAATGATCTGAACATATAAAGTTAAGGATTTTAAATAGCACACATTTCTCTAAAGCAAAAGAGTACAAGTTAGGCATGTTGTAATCATGAAAGCTTTATATGTAAGCACTTCCTGGATCTTTATTGCTTTTCACCCTTAGGTGTACTAGTAAACCCAGCTCAATAATCTTAATCAACAAATTAAGGTAAACCAGCTTAGAATGCCTATAACTTATCGGCTCAAATTAAGGCTAATAAGCCATTCTAGGGTAAAGAAGCTTAGGATGCCTATAGCTGATCAGGTCAAATCTAGATCAAGACTAATAGGCCATTTCTGGATAAACCAGACCTTGTGAACCTAAAGATGCTTAGGATGCCTATAGGTGATCAGGTCAAATCAAGATCAAGATGCCTATAGCTGATTGGGTCAAATCAAGATCAAGACTAATAGGCCATTTCCGGATAAATTAGACCTTGTGAACCTAATCGGTAAAACACCAAAAGAAGTAATCTAACTTAGATTAGCCATAAGTAAACGGCTCAAAACCAAAAGTCTAATAGGCCGCTCTGGGATAAGCCTAGTGGTCTAAGATATTCATAGTTGACAAGCCCAAACCAAGCTCTTCAAGATTACAACTTTATTACTGTACAAAAGAGATGAGTAGAGAGCTAAGCAGATTAGAGAAATTGAAGCAGAGAGTATATGAAATAGAAGTTGGGGAAGAAGGGTTGATACCTTGTAAAGGTTGACTGTCAAAATCAGAAACTCCAGAAGATCCACTGCCTTGTGAAACTGAGGAGCCCTGTGAGGAAGGCAATGCATTCCCATTACTCAAAACTGGAATCAAACCATTCCCATTTGAGCTCCCATTTTCTTCAAAATGAGGATCTTCTTTGTCTAGTTTCTCCCTCACAACCCTCACGTTTTTCATCTTCTCCATCCGCTTCCTCTTCGCCTCCAGGCGCTTCTGCGACTGCGCCTCCTTCCTCCTCCGCCACTCCTCCTCCGTCTCCGCCTCCGCCGGCAACGAGCACGTCCTACTCAGCGGCGGCGCGTACGGAGAGAATGCACGCGCCCCCGTGCCTTCTCCGTTCAACGCGAAGCTCGATATTGAAGAACAGCGTTTCAGCTTCTGGGCTCTATTCGGGTCCACCCCGAATTTCCCGTTCAGTGAAAGCCCTAGGCTGAGCTCAATCTCCCCCTCCTCCCCTCCGGCCACCGCCCCGCCGCCGTTTCTCTCCTTCGTCTGTATTCTCCGATCAAAATTCGCCGGAAAACTGCCGCCGTTAACGCACAAATTCAACGGATCTCTCGCCAACGAGAAACACCCCATCCCCCGAAGTTCTTCCGCCTCCGCCATTGACTAACAATCAATCCCTACCGGAAAATCGATCTTCTCAAgttcaaaaacacaaaaagatAGGATTTTTCAGCATAAATTCAAAATCCCACAAATCCCCTACACTAAACTCTAAACCAACACAACAATTATCCCAAACGTTTCCGCGAAAACGAAGTTTTTTGACTCGCCGGAAAATCAAGAATTGCCGAGAGAGGGTAGAAAaccaaaagaaataaaacacaGAATGGCGAAATTTGTAGAGTGAATTTTTTCTCAATTGCGGTGGCGGGGTGGAAATGACTATAACGCTCCCGATTGCGAAACGTAAATGCGTGAGCGATGGACACGTGGTGGGACTGCACAGCTCGGGAAGGCCCACGTGGTTTCGACAGCCTGGTTTCGCGGACGACGTCAAACATGTGTCCTCTCGCTTCACAAGTAACGGGTAAAGTTACCGGCAACACCGACACGTTTCGGTCGCTGCTCTCCCCAAGGCCTGCCACGTGGACAGACATTCTCGGCCTCGTAAAGCCGCGACGCCTCTCCCTTCTTCCTATATCTAACGCTCTCGCTTTCTTCGGTTCGTGTCTAGCTGTCATGCAGTGGATAACGTGGCGCCTCCTGCTTTTGAAACGTGGCAAACAGTCTTTGCTTTTGGATACTGTTGGCGATTGCGTCTCTTCAACCTACGCCTTTCATGACATTATTCGTGTTGGTTTTGATTCAGCTAGTCCTATATTAATGCccaaacgtgtcaatttagttatcatattataatattatatattgtttaatCAATTTTACTCGAATAAATAGTGTAATTGAGTCTAACATACACATAATGTGTTGATGGTTTGAATTACAAGTGTAAAATTTCTTCGGTTAAAACAATTATAATCGTCATAATTAACATGCAAGATAAGTAATTATTATTGCCGCTTCAGGACAATAAACCAATATATGAATAGGTGAGTGTCTCGTGACAACAATAATTTAATATGTGAACGGTTACTTTTGTCTTAAAAGTTAGAAGTGATGACAGTGAGAATAGTTCACGTGTTTAAGCACTAGAAATCAATATTTGAACGGTTACATTTGTCTTAGAAATTAGAAGTGATGTCAGGGGTGAACAATTTGAATGTCTTACTAGTGCAAGAAATTAATATCTGCACCGTCACTTTTGTCTTAAAAGTTAAAGGTGATGACAGTGGCTAGAGTCATGTTCATTTCATAGGTGTTGATGGCAATTATAGACTAACCcatcttataaaaaaaaacatttgaatCTTGGTTCTTGATGattaaaatatctttttttttccttatatcTTTCTACGCACAAAGAGTTCAACCTAAATCGGATATCATATCAAATTGGTAGATTTCATATTCAGATTACCTATGGTGCAGTGGGGTTCATGATTCTGATATATCTTGTGTAAGTCAAGTACACTTAATCACAAAGTTTTTTTACTATTTGATTGTCATATcatacttaaaaccaattggtgataagtagatGAACATtgaccatttaaccacatctaTCTCTGATAAACCAGAAtgtcacgtctcgaatcgagtaggGGCTGAACTCGACTAACATGGCTCACATCAAACAGCTGAAACCTTCACCTTCCCACTATAGATCTTGATGTTCTAAACCTCATGTTTGATGACTATCCTAGTACTTAATATCCCAACCCAAGCAAcctttaattattaaatactcataaaatattataaaaacattacaaaagATGAAACCTCAATTCATTTTTTAGACAACTTGAAAAGAGTCAGTCTCTATTTGTAACTTGTAACGAGAAAATTCTTATCCTTAGGGCATCCCATTCAATGACATTTGTAAATGTTTTTGTAACTTTTAAGTCCATATGAAGATGAGAGGGTGGTGAAtttctattgtttttgtttgtttgtttttttttttttgtaagattCAAGTTTTTAGTGGGTCCGGCAGAAGATAGAGAAGGCAAAAGGTTACTGCCTTTGTGCACGTTTCAGACACATATTGCGCCGAGCTAGGAGCGTGCAATGCACGTGCCGGTCGGCACATTAACTGCGtcgtttcttttctttttgcgTTACATTtgcttcttattattattatttttttaaacattattattattattattattattattattccccccccccctttcTCTTCTTGTCTCTTTCGCCTCTCTCTCTTAGTTGGCACCTCAAAaactaaccaaaaaaaaaaaaaaaaaaNNNNNNNNNNNNNNNNNNNNNNNNNNNNNNNNNNNNNNNNNNNNNNNNNNNNNNNNNNNNNNNNNNNNNNNNNNNNNNNNNNNNNNNNNNNNNNNNNNNNNNNNNNNNNNNNNNNNNNNNNNNNNNNNNNNNNNNNNNNNNNNNNNNNNNNNNNNNNNNNNNNNNNNNNNNNNNNNNNNNNNNNNNNNNNNNNNNNNNNNNNNNNNNNNNNNNNNNNNNNNNNNNNNNNNNNNNNNNNNNNNNNNNNNNNNNNNNNNNNNNNNNNNNNNNNNNNNNNNNNNNNNNNNNNNNNNNNNNNNNNNNNNNNNNNNNNNNNNNNNNNNNNNNNNNNNNNNNNNNNNNNNNNNNNNNNNNNNNNNNNNNNNNNNNNNNNNNNNNNNNNNNNNNNNNNNNNNNNNNNNNNNNNNNNNNNNNNNNNNNNNNNNNNNNNNNNNNNNNNNNNNNNNNNNNNNNNNNNNNNNNNNNNNNNNNNNNNNNNNNNNNNNNNNNNNNNNNNNNNNNNNNNNNNNNNNNNNNNNNNNNNNNNNNNNNNNNNNNNNNNNNNNNNNNNNNNNNNNNNNNNNNNNNNNNNNNNNNNNNNNNNNNNNNNNNNNNNNNNNNNNNNNNNNNNNNNNNNNNNNNNNNNNNNNNNNNNNNNNNNNNNNNNNNNNNNNNNNNNNNNNNNNNNNNNNNNNNNNNNNNNNNNNNNNNNNNNNNNNNNNNNNNNNNNNNNNNNNNNNNNNNNNNNNNNNNNNNNNNNNNNNNNNNNNNNNNNNNNNNNNNNNNNNNNNNNNNNNNNNNNNNNNNNNNNNNNNNNNNNNNNNNNNNNNNNNNNNNNNNNNNNNNNNNNNNNNNNNNNNNNNNNNNNNNNNNNNNNNNNNNNNNNNNNNNNNNNNNNNNNNNNNNNNNNNNNNNNNNNNNNNNNNNNNNNNNNNNNNNNNNNNNNNNNNNNNNNNNNNNNNNNNNNNNNNNNNNNNNNNNNNNNNNNNNNNNNNNNNNNNNNNNNNNNNaaaaaaaaaaaaaaaaaactactcctATTGAGGTTACTCTTAGGTATATTTAAAAGCTTATGAGTAATTTCTCTTGTGTCTTTAAATTTGTGTAAGCGTTCAGCGAACCACGCAGCCTATTTGATAGCTAAGTAGTCCAATTTTCAGCCTGAGTGCTTAAATTTGTATTTGAACCCTGCTCCTATCATTTGTAATATTCTCTGTTCGACTTTGAATTAATAGTATTTGACTCGttcttgaaaaaagaaaaattctttAGACATTCTTGCTTTGGGACCTGATGCACCTGCAAAAACTTCATAGGGGAAAATTGACTATTCACCCAAAGCTTTTATGGCAAAAAAGAAGCCATTGAAGCAATGTGTTAGTGGATCCAACACAGCACATGACCAAGTGGGCGATTAGACaaatttcttttgtattttggacaataaaaaaaacattaaaaataggGAATATATACAAACCGACCTATTCAACGCTATAACATTTACCCACCGG of Ipomoea triloba cultivar NCNSP0323 chromosome 3, ASM357664v1 contains these proteins:
- the LOC116011714 gene encoding ninja-family protein AFP3-like isoform X4, translating into MAEAEELRGMGCFSLARDPLNLCVNGGSFPANFDRRIQTKERNGGGAVAGGEEGEIELSLGLSLNGKFGVDPNRAQKLKRCSSISSFALNGEGTGARAFSPYAPPLSRTCSLPAEAETEEEWRRRKEAQSQKRLEAKRKRMEKMKNVRVVREKLDKEDPHFEENGSSNGNGLIPVLSNGNALPSSQGSSVSQGSGSSGVSDFDSQPLQVCGKNVEAPSPSSVHSRELEQRPATLPSSLHSREFEQRPATVLEPAVNNSGNSGKDCKEVVRNAMFNMPCVTTRGDGPNGKKIEGFLYRYRKGEEVRIVCVCHGSFLSPAEFVKHAGGGDVAHPLKHIIVTPSCLF
- the LOC116011714 gene encoding ninja-family protein AFP3-like isoform X3 codes for the protein MAEAEELRGMGCFSLARDPLNLCVNGGSFPANFDRRIQTKERNGGGAVAGGEEGEIELSLGLSLNGKFGVDPNRAQKLKRCSSISSFALNGEGTGARAFSPYAPPLSRTCSLPAEAETEEEWRRRKEAQSQKRLEAKRKRMEKMKNVRVVREKLDKEDPHFEENGSSNGNGLIPVLSNGNALPSSQGSSVSQGSGSSGVSDFDSQPLQVCGKNVEAPSPSSVHSRELEQRPATLPSSLHSREFEQRPATVLEPAVNNSGNSGKDCKEVVRNAMFNMPCVTTRGDGPNGKKIEGFLYRYRKGEEVRIVCVCHGSFLSPAEFVKHAGGGDVAHPLKHIIVTPSCLF
- the LOC116011714 gene encoding ninja-family protein AFP3-like isoform X1 codes for the protein MAEAEELRGMGCFSLARDPLNLCVNGGSFPANFDRRIQTKERNGGGAVAGGEEGEIELSLGLSLNGKFGVDPNRAQKLKRCSSISSFALNGEGTGARAFSPYAPPLSRTCSLPAEAETEEEWRRRKEAQSQKRLEAKRKRMEKMKNVRVVREKLDKEDPHFEENGSSNGNGLIPVLSNGNALPSSQGSSVSQGSGSSGVSDFDSQPLQVCGKNVEAPSPSSVHSRELEQRPATIPSSVHSQELEQRPATIPSSLHSRELEQRPATLPSSLHSREFEQRPATVLEPAVNNSGNSGKDCKEVVRNAMFNMPCVTTRGDGPNGKKIEGFLYRYRKGEEVRIVCVCHGSFLSPAEFVKHAGGGDVAHPLKHIIVTPSCLF
- the LOC116012593 gene encoding LRR receptor-like serine/threonine-protein kinase RPK2, giving the protein MGHCSFVIKWFHLHKLLTLILIFSYAGLGLGSDQAALLEFKSSVSEASGAFSSWSSSNSHHCSWVGVSCDSNFRVVALNISGGGNSGCFYFDNIAKFPLYGFGIRRACENSSVKLVGKLSAAVAKLTELRILSLPFNELIGEIPVGIWGMEKLEVLDLEGNMISGSLPSEIKGLRNLRVLNLGFNKIVGSIPNSLSACVGLQVLNLAGNQVNGSIPGFVGEFSDLRGIYLSFNLFSGPIPSEIGMNCENLEYLEVAGNVLTDVIPKSLGNCRRLKSILLYSNILEEDIPAELGQLNQLQVLDVSRNSLSGAIPSELGNCTELSILVLSNTWDVLSDTSSTAKLASSSDDFNFYDGTIPAEVTNISSLQMVWAPRAILEGKLLSSWGDCERLVMVNLAQNFFMGEFGEAFSNCKKLQFLDLSFNRLTGPLPEKLPVPCMTMFDVSGNLLSGSIPRFSNTTCSRGDRIELYDASSAYLLLFARRALQDATSSLFDDGSALAVVHNFGGNNFTGQLPSIPVAPEMLEEPTVYAFLAGGNRFTGPLSETVFEKCHQLKSMIINVSNNGLYGHIPADIGSSCVSLKLLDASKNQIAGTVPPTVGNLVSLVSLNLSRNMLQGPIPSNLGLIKDLQYLSLAGNNLSGHIPTSLGQLHSLDSLDLSSNSLTGEIPREFVNLRNMTTLLLNNNRLSGQIPTGFANVTTVAVFNVSYNNLSGPLPRNDDLMKCNSVIGNPLLQSCHIFSLSSPSPDQPGVLADSTDPTNSQSKGSTQGGRSAGLTSIEIAAITSAAAIVSVLFALIILFFYTRKWSPRSRVAGSTRKEVTVFNEIGVPVTFETVVQATDNFNNASNCIGNGGFGSTYKAEIAPGVLVAVKRLAVGRFQGFLQFDAEIKTLGRLRHPNLVTLIGYHASESEMFLIYNYLPGGNLEKFIQERSTRAVDWRILHKIALDIARALAYLHDQCVPRVLHRDVKPSNILLDEEYNAYLSDFGLARLLGTSETHATTGPAGTFGYVAPEYAMTCRVSDKADVYSYGIVLLELISDKKVLDPSFSSYGHGFNIVSWACMLLRQGRAKEFFTAGLWDSGPHDDLVELLHYAVICTVETLSTRPTMKQVVRRLKQLQPPSC
- the LOC116011714 gene encoding ninja-family protein AFP3-like isoform X2, with product MAEAEELRGMGCFSLARDPLNLCVNGGSFPANFDRRIQTKERNGGGAVAGGEEGEIELSLGLSLNGKFGVDPNRAQKLKRCSSISSFALNGEGTGARAFSPYAPPLSRTCSLPAEAETEEEWRRRKEAQSQKRLEAKRKRMEKMKNVRVVREKLDKEDPHFEENGSSNGNGLIPVLSNGNALPSSQGSSVSQGSGSSGVSDFDSQPLQVCGKNVEAPSPSSVHSRELEQRPATIPSSLHSRELEQRPATLPSSLHSREFEQRPATVLEPAVNNSGNSGKDCKEVVRNAMFNMPCVTTRGDGPNGKKIEGFLYRYRKGEEVRIVCVCHGSFLSPAEFVKHAGGGDVAHPLKHIIVTPSCLF